A single region of the Sorghum bicolor cultivar BTx623 chromosome 9, Sorghum_bicolor_NCBIv3, whole genome shotgun sequence genome encodes:
- the LOC8071276 gene encoding uncharacterized protein LOC8071276, translated as MESKCVNDHDASIDLESGNATAVSNHSNGVDASFTVAQARTAPNGCPRDDRNLHMDCSSPTSDAVARSGDDRKSEGEEKLGLLDSSGGEKTKKKRSKKPPRPPRPLTPTPLDVSDQKLLNELSELAVLKRARIERMKALKKMKNAKQGASGGNLCPLIITIIFCIVILWQGFFSGHGSAVSFHGSPESAIRAHSSLISIRFYKNHSNVRPPSENTAAPDNVETDSVLRLGNRNQARRLAR; from the exons ATGGAGTCTAAGTGTGTGAATGACCACGATGCCTCGATCGACCTGGAAAGTGGCAATGCCACTGCAGTAAGCAACCACAGCAATGGTGTGGATGCCAGTTTTACAGTGGCGCAAGCAAGAACAGCACCTAACGGATGTCCGAGGGATGACAGAAATCTGCACATGGATTGCTCCTCTCCCACTTCCGATGCTGTTGCTAGAAGCGGAGACGACAGGAAGTCTGAGGGGGAGGAGAAGCTGGGCCTTCTCGACAGCTCAGGAGGGGAGAAGACGAAGAAGAAGCGATCCAAAAAGCCGCCACGGCCGCCAAGGCCGCTGACACCTACGCCACTGGATGTTTCTGACCAGAAGCTCCTCAATGAGCTGAGTGAGCTCGCGGTGTTAAAACGGGCAAGGATTGAGCGAATGAAGGctttgaagaagatgaagaatgCCAAGCAAGGGGCCTCGGGTGGCAATTTGTGCCCCCTGATCATTACCATCATCTTCTGCATCGTCATACTCTGGCAAG GTTTCTTCTCGGGACATGGGTCGGCGGTAAGTTTCCATGGATCGCCTGAATCGGCGATTAGGGCGCACAGCAGTCTGATCTCCATCAGGTTCTACAAGAACCATTCCAATGTGAGACCACCCAGTGAGAACACTGCAGCTCCTGA TAACGTAGAGACCGATTCTGTTTTGAGGCTCGGGAATCGTAACCAAGCGAGAAGGCTAGCTCGGTGA
- the LOC8071277 gene encoding pentatricopeptide repeat-containing protein At3g48810: protein MCSIKCCLPLLLRRLRGPRTHRFSTAAAATSPSLPRKMNHAGDLPRGAGPPPAPEDAGDAARAHEAAVRRLAAAGDVDGVQLELQEMRLRGVPCTEGALVAAVGAFARAGAPDRALKTFYRAVHDLGCARPTAPRLYNHLIDALLRENMVGAVALVCGNMRKDGVQPNVFTYNLLVRALCQNHRVGAARKMLDEMATKGCPPDDVTYGTIVSALCTLGRVDEATEVLSAAPPVAASYNAVILALCREFRMQEVFAVVGDMVGRGLQPNVITYTTIVNAFCKAGELRMACAILARMVITGCTPNVATFTALVGGLFNDGRVHDALDMWKCMVAEGWAPSTVSYNVLIRGLCSVGDLKGASSVLNDMEQHGCFPNARTYSTLIDGFSKAGDLDGAISIWNDMTRSGCKPNVVVYTNMVGVFCKKLMFNQAESLIDKMLVENCPPNTVTFNTLIRSLCNCRRVGRALGVFHEMRRHGCPPNGRTYNELLHGLFREGNCGDALQMVIEMQNHGIELSLVTYNTVVSGLCQMRMGREAMFFVGRMIVRGIQPDAFTFTAIIHAYCKEGEVRMAAWILGAMNVVNCGRNILVYTILMAELCNQDKLEDAMVYLLKMLYEGIYPNTVTWNVLVRGVFRNLGCNNPSDFIQHIAMDISAGT, encoded by the coding sequence ATGTGTTCGATCAAATgctgcctccccctcctcctccggcgccTTCGCGGCCCCCGCACCCACCGCTtctccacggcggcggcggcgacgagccCCAGCCTCCCGCGGAAGATGAATCATGCGGGGGATCTTCCTCGCGGGGCGGGTCCGCCTCCCGCGCCGGAGGACGCCGGGGACGCGGCGAGAGCCCACGAGGCGGCCGTCAGGCggctggcggcggcgggcgaCGTGGACGGCGTGCAGCTGGAGCTGCAGGAGATGCGTCTTCGGGGCGTACCGTGCACCGAGGGCGCCCTCGTCGCCGCCGTCGGTGCCTTCGCCCGCGCGGGGGCGCCCGACCGCGCGCTCAAGACGTTCTACCGCGCGGTGCACGACCTGGGCTGCGCGCGCCCCACCGCGCCGCGGCTCTACAACCACCTCATCGACGCGCTGCTGCGGGAGAACATGGTGGGTGCCGTCGCGCTGGTGTGCGGCAACATGAGGAAAGACGGCGTGCAGCCCAACGTGTTCACCTACAACCTGCTCGTCAGGGCCCTGTGCCAGAACCACCGGGTCGGGGCCGCGCGCAAGATGCTCGACGAAATGGCCACGAAGGGGTGTCCCCCGGATGACGTGACCTATGGCACAATCGTCTCCGCGCTGTGCACGCTTGGTAGGGTGGACGAGGCCACAGAGGTGCTGTCTGCGGCACCACCTGTGGCCGCCTCCTACAATGCTGTCATTCTCGCTCTCTGCAGAGAGTTCAGGATGCAGGAGGTGTTCGCAGTTGTCGGAGACATGGTGGGGAGGGGATTGCAGCCTAATGTCATCACATACACAACTATAGTCAACGCGTTCTGCAAGGCTGGGGAACTGAGGATGGCGTGTGCCATTCTGGCAAGGATGGTGATCACCGGATGCACTCCGAATGTTGCAACATTCACTGCACTGGTCGGAGGACTATTCAATGATGGAAGGGTTCATGACGCACTAGACATGTGGAAGTGTATGGTGGCTGAAGGATGGGCACCGTCGACGGTTTCGTACAATGTTCTGATCCGTGGCCTTTGCAGCGTTGGTGATCTCAAGGGAGCATCATCTGTACTCAACGACATGGAGCAACACGGCTGCTTTCCTAATGCGAGGACCTACTCCACTCTTATTGATGGTTTCTCCAAAGCCGGGGACCTAGATGGTGCCATATCTATATGGAATGACATGACAAGATCTGGTTGCAAGCCAAATGTTGTTGTTTACACAAACATGGTGGGTGTGTTTTGCAAGAAGCTGATGTTTAATCAGGCAGAGAGTCTTATTGATAAGATGCTGGTGGAAAACTGTCCTCCCAACACAGTCACATTCAACACGCTGATCAGAAGTCTATGCAACTGCAGAAGAGTCGGGAGAGCTCTTGGTGTGTTCCATGAGATGAGAAGACATGGATGCCCGCCAAATGGTAGGACCTATAACGAGTTGCTCCATGGTCTCTTTAGGGAGGGAAACTGTGGAGACGCTCTTCAAATGGTGATCGAGATGCAAAACCATGGTATTGAGTTGAGCTTAGTAACATACAACACTGTAGTAAGTGGTCTATGTCAAATGAGAATGGGCAGAGAAGCCATGTTTTTTGTGGGGAGGATGATAGTTCGAGGAATTCAACCAGATGCATTCACTTTCACTGCGATAATTCATGCTTACTGCAAGGAAGGCGAAGTCAGGATGGCCGCTTGGATATTAGGTGCGATGAATGTAGTGAACTGTGGTCGTAACATACTAGTGTACACTATTCTAATGGCAGAGCTTTGCAATCAAGATAAGCTGGAAGATGCCATGGTGTACCTACTAAAGATGTTATATGAAGGTATATATCCAAATACAGTGACATGGAACGTTTTGGTCCGTGGAGTTTTTAGAAACCTTGGCTGCAATAATCCAAGTGATTTCATCCAACATATTGCCATGGACATATCAGCAGGGACCTAA